A stretch of Bombus huntii isolate Logan2020A chromosome 7, iyBomHunt1.1, whole genome shotgun sequence DNA encodes these proteins:
- the LOC126867280 gene encoding E3 ubiquitin-protein ligase listerin isoform X2 — protein MELKYQSVLISSLYGYSVYLKKVPIQKIEDMIDIHNKIINSNKFWKLAKNDSVPVKTAFFSVLTSMIENANLLLQNEKKKTVTTIINNLDETEPALLTAVWESMLSTINKIEDWYTVVNIEKLVLPALWRVLRSGQCCASIVYPNLLPFISQFPKLNVDPHYLYISFFNHMRQGFSVKSVQMSRSEMLAVTTSFTECLRYTVFSNVNNRNLCNALLIEQLIPSLEMCLKENSPMKQIFFCEITHLIRYWSKNRHNDDYKLYSCLIQEFWRNLDILFTSLLNANEKSETFDTPDTNNSQIEFLNILRTAPEQYRKNLQVKFCNPEENVTTQSQIQNMEDDTDIEFVAELNKFVSSLCIKYFNHIIGKREKQYVTYLNKLITCFESDELFKNLSDFLKTQINLLNFCNEILQNWLLERSKETEHIIELIFNLMKYMDHSEKNEILKSLIEFDDIITTKSVIQCALSKKHRNDVIVQKWCSQSKINSILIEVAKEIASSNYSSKNQNLILSSFEPLEDGSLLIKEEAVNEIISILCNSFYEIDEMYLLDFTYLICCIVPLACSHKGTTAGAIQILGTLFELRSHNYFSNNSDYYLIDTMRDVWTKELLKTVRELSRSEFINLTKMFATSMWKKIYNRNEEYDKEILVNIAVDFLETILDSGIFYAEEIILTFLTDSDITTWIAETTGIIIYGEVITGELHVSSLDQNIQIHQKCMSIDLTSNTITDNTESCLKWALFNINLLNNLCLRSISKCKTEESSTEELLIHNLNLPGATNLLITVIYSIILGELYSKHYKSTKCYNNVNKTLVTVQDSFKQLQIYINEDTFNEIRDYITMNFSKYGSMLSYIIYFCCTELCPTKEPKELFECYKSSDIFSLNAEIMLQRLQILSKFENLDNTLYTWKTDDNISELILTRTMLIKEEDISKYCRIVENNPSLPDDNIEISEISWDKLNIPLELIRLSTELVKKIPSKLTYKHWNFILISIILWPLSVTNSEQNINNFKVSTMIVAICQLYHAVQDLINKHEQEKIKVMSPKILDEWRNALVSDAQSGIVHCWMLYADSYNEKTTALKPVLLLDHLGKAIKMVNGNVIFKSYISLTTTVELALKLLQSPIASIQLGAYHILKHAVPVLVQQDKDTAELENFNVNSLNIKKMEKVLQNTQNIVNIILMDFKLCDTVSCTIQPYTDSYTYTVGYLLSWAIVLEMCANAHGDLLYQYAEILKDNFFPNLLNNIFRLMPVEVLQDNKNKGAKLMEIFSTEPSLDFFESWTEWRLDHIVCWLYTNSLRHLPVLVRQWWSTADSRVSAAVDKITTHYVSPMLCQEELLNNKLQSIENMQVKVHPTFREVVALYQMDDTKLELNIVLSPNHPLGPVTVEPGQHAGGTVNWRNCHMQLSIFLTHQNGSVWDGLTLWKRNLDKKFAGVEECCICFSIFHINTYQIPKLSCHTCRKKFHTSCLYKWFSTSQKPTCPICRNIF, from the exons ATGGAATTAAAATATCAGAGTGTGCTAATATCTAGTTTATATGGATACAGTGTTTATTTGAAGAAAGTTCCTATCCAAAAAATTGAGGATATGATTgatattcataataaaattataaacagcAACAAATTTTGGAAGCTAGCTAAAAATGATTCTGTCCCAGTCAAAACAGCTTTCTTTAGTGTACTAACATCAATGATTGAGAATGCTAATCTATTACtgcaaaatgaaaaaaaaaaaactgtaaCAACTATCATAAATAATCTTGATGAAACAGAACCTGCATTGTTGACGGCTGTATGGGAATCTATGCTTAGTActataaacaaaatagag GACTGGTACACTGTAGTAAATATTGAGAAACTAGTATTACCGGCGTTATGGCGTGTTTTACGAAGTGGACAATGTTGCGCTAGTATTGTTTATCCAAATTTATTACCCTTTATTAGTCAATTTCCAAAACTAAATGTTGATCCTCATTACTTGTATATATCTTTCTTCAACCATATGCGACAAGg ATTTTCCGTTAAAAGTGTACAAATGAGCCGTTCTGAGATGCTTGCGGTGACGACATCGTTCACCGAATGTTTGCGTTATACAGTATTTTCAAATGTTAATAATCGAAACTTATGTAATGCTCTACTCATTGAACag cTCATACCATCATTAGAAATGtgtttgaaagaaaatagtccaatgaaacaaatatttttttgtgaaattacTCATTTAATACGATATTGGAGTAAAAATCGGCACAATGATGATTATAAACTTTATTCTTGTTTGATACAAGAATTTTGGCGAAATCTTGATATATTGTTCACTTCACTTTTAAATGCCAACGAAAAATCCGAAACATTTGATACTCCAGATACAAATAATTCTCAAATAGAATTTCTAAACATATTAAGGACAGCCCCTGAGCAGTATCGGAAAAATTTGCAGGTGAAATTTTGTAATCCGGAGGAGAATGTAACAACTCAATCTCAAATACAAAATATGGAAGATGATACCGATATTGAATTTGTTGCTGAGCTTAATAAGTTTGTCAGTTCCCtttgcataaaatattttaaccaCATTATTGGGAAACGTGAAAAACAATATGTCACATACCTAAACAAGCTTATAACTTGTTTTGAAAGCGATgaactttttaaaaatttatccgacTTTCTTAAAACGCAaattaatttacttaatttctgtaatgaaattttacaaaattggTTATTGGAACGATCAAAAGAAACTGAACATATAATAGAACTAATATTCAATCTTATGAAGTACATGGATCATTCTGaaaaaaacgaaattttaaaatcattaataGAG TTTGATGATATTATAACTACAAAAAGTGTCATACAGTGCGCTTTATCTAAGAAACATAGAAATGATGTTATAGTACAGAAATGGTGTTCACAATCTAAGATTAATAGTATATTGATAGAAGTAGCAAAGGAAATTGCTTCAAGCAATTATTCAAGTAAAAATCAGAATCTTATATTGTCATCTTTTGAACCTCTAGAGGATGGTA gTTTGCTAATAAAAGAAGAAGCGGTCAATGAAATTATATCTATACTTTGCAATTCATTCTATGAAATAGATGAGATGTATCTGTTAGATTTCACCTATTTAATTTGCTGTATTGTTCCATTAGCATGCTCTCATAAGGGAACAACAGCAGGAGCAATACAAATATTAGGAACCCTTTTCGAATTGCGTTCACATAATTATTTCAGTAATAATTCTGACTACTATCTGATAGATACAATGCGAGATGTATGGACGAAAGAACTTTTGAAAACAGTTCGAGAACTTTCACGATctgaatttattaatttgacTAAAATGTTTGCGACTTCTATGtggaaaaagatatataatcG AAATGAAGAATATGATAAAGAAATATTGGTTAACATAGCCGTTGATTTTCTTGAAACTATACTTGATAGTGGAATCTTCTATGcagaagaaattattttaacatttttaacagATTCTGATATCACAACATGGATAGCTGAAACAACTGGGATAATCATATATGGTGAAGTAATAACTGGTGAACTGCATGTGTCATCTCTTgatcaaaatatacaaattcacCAGAAATGTATGTCTATTGATTTAACCAGTAATACAATAACGGATAATACTGAGAGTTGCTTAAAATGGGCattgtttaatataaatttattaaataatctaTGTTTGAGATCAATTAGCAAATGTAAAACGGAAGAATCCAGTACTGAAGAATTATTGATACACAATTTGAATTTACCAGGAGctacaaatttattaattactgtTATATATTCGATTATTTTGGGCGAACTTTACTCCAAACATTACAAATCT ACCAAATGctataataatgtaaataaaactTTAGTGACTGTACAAGATAGTTTTAAACAATTGCAGATATATATTAATGAAGATACATTTAATGAAATTCGTGATTATATAACAAT GAATTTTTCGAAATACGGAAGTATGttatcatatataatatacttttGTTGTACAGAATTATGTCCTACCAAAGAACCTAAAGAATTATTTGAATGTTACAAAAGTAGTGACATATTTTCTCTAAATGCAGAAATAATGCTTCAAAGGCTACAG ATTCTAtccaaatttgaaaatttggaTAATACCTTGTATACATGGAAGACGGACGATAATATTTCTGAATTAATACTGACAAGAACCATGTTGATTAAAGAAGAAGATATTTCGAAGTACTGTAGAATTGTGGAAAACAATCCTTCATTACCAGATGATAACAT tgaaatttctgaaatttcctgggataaattaaatatacctTTGGAACTTATAAGATTGTCAACAGAACTCGTAAAGAAAATTCCATCCAAATTAACATATAAACAttggaattttatattaatatctatAATCCTATGGCCGCTTTCTGTTACTAATTCagaacaaaatattaataattttaag GTATCTACAATGATAGTAGCCATTTGCCAACTTTATCACGCAGTGCAAGATTTAATTAACAAGCATGAACAGGAAAAGATAAAAGTCATGTCACCAAAGATATTAGATGAATGGAGAAATGCTCTCGTCAGTGATGCACAAAGTGGAATTGTTCACTGTTGGATGCTTTACGCAG ATTCGTATAATGAAAAAACAACAGCTTTGAAACCTGTCCTATTGTTGGATCACTTAGGAAAAGCTATAAAAATGGTGaatggaaatgtaattttcaaaagttaCATATCTCTCACAACAACTGTTGAGCTGGCATTGAAATTACTTCAGTCTCCCATAGCTAGTATACAATTAGGAGCATATCATATATTAAAGCACGCAGTACCAGTGCTTGTGCAACAAGACAAAGATACTGCtgaattagaaaatttcaatGTAAATAGCCTGAAcattaaaaaaatggaaaaagtaCTTCAGAATACGCAAAATATCGTAAATATCATTCTAATGGATTTCAA ATTATGTGATACTGTGAGTTGTACTATTCAACCATACACAGATTCTTATACTTATACTGTCGGATATTTATTATCATGGGCTATCGTCCTAGAAATGTGTGCAAATGCTCATGGAGATTTACTATATCAATATGCAGAGATACTTAA GGATAATTTTTTTcctaatttattaaataacatattTCGATTAATGCCAGTGGAAGTGCTTCAAGACAATAAGAACAAGGGTGctaaattaatggaaatttTTTCTACTGAACCATCTCTAGATTTTTTcg AAAGTTGGACAGAATGGAGACTTGACCATATCGTATGTTGGTTATACACGAATAGTTTAAGACATTTACCAGTGTTAGTGAGACAATGGTGGAGTACTGCTGACAGTAGAGTCAGTGCCGCCGTGGATAAGATTACAACTCACTATGTTAGTCCTATGCTTTGTCAAGAGGAACTTCTCAACAATAAATTACAAAGCATCGAAAACATGCAAGTGAAGGTACATCCAACATTCCGCGAAGTGGTAGCTTTGTATCAAATGGATGATACAAAACTGGAACTTAATATTGTATTGTCACCTAATCATCCATTGGGACCAGTTACTGTTGAACCTGGACAACACGCGGGTGGTACAGTGAATTGGAGGAATTGTCACATGCAATTGTCCATATTTCTTACACATCaa AATGGCTCCGTATGGGATGGACTCACATTATGGAAAAGAAACTTAGACAAGAAGTTTGCTGGTGTAGAAGAATGTTGCATATGTTTCagtatttttcatataaacaCATATCAAATACCAAAATTATCGTGTCATACATGTCGCAAGAAATTTCATACTTCATGCCTG TATAAATGGTTTAGTACAAGTCAGAAGCCCACATGTCCGATTTgtaggaatatattttaa
- the LOC126867354 gene encoding uncharacterized protein LOC126867354, which produces MPAYRWVNRSAGQNLPETAVTGGRDIDGSTIYVGRAFHDGDMIPAKVIPDKNIAYVCHNGEEHQKHDFEVLCKGEFEWEFSSNGAIPGDAVIAGQTSDGEPLYVGRVLHNGSQTVGKVQPSHGCLYIPFDGEELSFKDYEVLVIH; this is translated from the exons ATGCCAG CTTATAGGTGGGTTAATCGAAGTGCAGGGCAAAATTTGCCGGAAACCGCGGTCACCGGAGGTCGTGACATAGATGGGTCAACCATCTACGTCGGCAGAGCTTTCCACGACGGTGACATGATTCCAGCGAAAGTAATCCCCGATAAAAATATCGCCTATGTCTGTCACAATGGAGAAGAACACCAGAAACATGATTTCGAA GTTTTGTGCAAAGGAGAATTCGAATGGGAGTTCTCCTCCAACGGAGCAATCCCAGGCGACGCGGTGATCGCAGGACAGACCTCCGATGGAGAACCTCTGTATGTTGGCCGTGTTCTCCATAATGGATCCCAAACAGTTGGCAAG GTTCAACCTAGCCATGGATGCTTATACATCCCCTTCGACGGCGAGGAATTGTCTTTCAAAGACTACGAAGTGCTCGTAATTCATTGA
- the LOC126867280 gene encoding E3 ubiquitin-protein ligase listerin isoform X1, which yields MGKNKQAQRTKNNVKPSNSSRSAELLGTSMPNFVGFSAVKDGGYVPILPGLALCNTNEVEMNNVDNNFQIVLKKMNKKDSTTKCKALKEFAILCKDSEISAVEGMLPFWPRLYCALAIDIEHRVRETVQLAHAAVVKRVGRGIAMYLKQLAGAWFTSQYDTYPPAASAASNSFNDTFPPKKVIDAIVHCQHEILTYICDNITVHNAQTLSIQKNLTTEEMELKYQSVLISSLYGYSVYLKKVPIQKIEDMIDIHNKIINSNKFWKLAKNDSVPVKTAFFSVLTSMIENANLLLQNEKKKTVTTIINNLDETEPALLTAVWESMLSTINKIEDWYTVVNIEKLVLPALWRVLRSGQCCASIVYPNLLPFISQFPKLNVDPHYLYISFFNHMRQGFSVKSVQMSRSEMLAVTTSFTECLRYTVFSNVNNRNLCNALLIEQLIPSLEMCLKENSPMKQIFFCEITHLIRYWSKNRHNDDYKLYSCLIQEFWRNLDILFTSLLNANEKSETFDTPDTNNSQIEFLNILRTAPEQYRKNLQVKFCNPEENVTTQSQIQNMEDDTDIEFVAELNKFVSSLCIKYFNHIIGKREKQYVTYLNKLITCFESDELFKNLSDFLKTQINLLNFCNEILQNWLLERSKETEHIIELIFNLMKYMDHSEKNEILKSLIEFDDIITTKSVIQCALSKKHRNDVIVQKWCSQSKINSILIEVAKEIASSNYSSKNQNLILSSFEPLEDGSLLIKEEAVNEIISILCNSFYEIDEMYLLDFTYLICCIVPLACSHKGTTAGAIQILGTLFELRSHNYFSNNSDYYLIDTMRDVWTKELLKTVRELSRSEFINLTKMFATSMWKKIYNRNEEYDKEILVNIAVDFLETILDSGIFYAEEIILTFLTDSDITTWIAETTGIIIYGEVITGELHVSSLDQNIQIHQKCMSIDLTSNTITDNTESCLKWALFNINLLNNLCLRSISKCKTEESSTEELLIHNLNLPGATNLLITVIYSIILGELYSKHYKSTKCYNNVNKTLVTVQDSFKQLQIYINEDTFNEIRDYITMNFSKYGSMLSYIIYFCCTELCPTKEPKELFECYKSSDIFSLNAEIMLQRLQILSKFENLDNTLYTWKTDDNISELILTRTMLIKEEDISKYCRIVENNPSLPDDNIEISEISWDKLNIPLELIRLSTELVKKIPSKLTYKHWNFILISIILWPLSVTNSEQNINNFKVSTMIVAICQLYHAVQDLINKHEQEKIKVMSPKILDEWRNALVSDAQSGIVHCWMLYADSYNEKTTALKPVLLLDHLGKAIKMVNGNVIFKSYISLTTTVELALKLLQSPIASIQLGAYHILKHAVPVLVQQDKDTAELENFNVNSLNIKKMEKVLQNTQNIVNIILMDFKLCDTVSCTIQPYTDSYTYTVGYLLSWAIVLEMCANAHGDLLYQYAEILKDNFFPNLLNNIFRLMPVEVLQDNKNKGAKLMEIFSTEPSLDFFESWTEWRLDHIVCWLYTNSLRHLPVLVRQWWSTADSRVSAAVDKITTHYVSPMLCQEELLNNKLQSIENMQVKVHPTFREVVALYQMDDTKLELNIVLSPNHPLGPVTVEPGQHAGGTVNWRNCHMQLSIFLTHQNGSVWDGLTLWKRNLDKKFAGVEECCICFSIFHINTYQIPKLSCHTCRKKFHTSCLYKWFSTSQKPTCPICRNIF from the exons CCATCAAACAGCAGCAGAAGTGCAGAACTCCTGGGCACTTCGATGCCAAATTTTGTTGGTTTCTCAGCTGTAAAGGATGGAGGATATGTACCTATATTACCAGGTTTAGCACTTTGCAATACAAATGAGGTTGAAATGAAtaatgttgataataattttcaaatagtactaaaaaaaatgaataagaAAGATTCAACAACAAAATGCAAG GCATTAAAAGAATTTGCTATTTTGTGTAAAGATTCAGAAATTTCAGCTGTGGAAGGAATGTTACCATTCTGGCCACGATTGTATTGTGCCTTAGCAATTGATATAGAACACAGAGTAAGAGAAACTGTACAGTTAGCACACGCAGCTGTTGTAAAACGTGTAGGTAGGGGTATAGCAATGTATTTGAAACAGCTAGCTGGAGCTTGGTTCACTTCTCAATATGATACATATCCTCCAGCTGCATCTGCTGCTAGTAATTCATTTAAT GATACGTTTCCACCAAAAAAAGTTATTGATGCCATTGTGCATTGTCAACATGAAATCTTGACTTATATCTGTGATAATATTACTGTTCATAATGCCCAGACTTTATCTATACAAAA gaaCCTTACTACAGAGGAAATGGAATTAAAATATCAGAGTGTGCTAATATCTAGTTTATATGGATACAGTGTTTATTTGAAGAAAGTTCCTATCCAAAAAATTGAGGATATGATTgatattcataataaaattataaacagcAACAAATTTTGGAAGCTAGCTAAAAATGATTCTGTCCCAGTCAAAACAGCTTTCTTTAGTGTACTAACATCAATGATTGAGAATGCTAATCTATTACtgcaaaatgaaaaaaaaaaaactgtaaCAACTATCATAAATAATCTTGATGAAACAGAACCTGCATTGTTGACGGCTGTATGGGAATCTATGCTTAGTActataaacaaaatagag GACTGGTACACTGTAGTAAATATTGAGAAACTAGTATTACCGGCGTTATGGCGTGTTTTACGAAGTGGACAATGTTGCGCTAGTATTGTTTATCCAAATTTATTACCCTTTATTAGTCAATTTCCAAAACTAAATGTTGATCCTCATTACTTGTATATATCTTTCTTCAACCATATGCGACAAGg ATTTTCCGTTAAAAGTGTACAAATGAGCCGTTCTGAGATGCTTGCGGTGACGACATCGTTCACCGAATGTTTGCGTTATACAGTATTTTCAAATGTTAATAATCGAAACTTATGTAATGCTCTACTCATTGAACag cTCATACCATCATTAGAAATGtgtttgaaagaaaatagtccaatgaaacaaatatttttttgtgaaattacTCATTTAATACGATATTGGAGTAAAAATCGGCACAATGATGATTATAAACTTTATTCTTGTTTGATACAAGAATTTTGGCGAAATCTTGATATATTGTTCACTTCACTTTTAAATGCCAACGAAAAATCCGAAACATTTGATACTCCAGATACAAATAATTCTCAAATAGAATTTCTAAACATATTAAGGACAGCCCCTGAGCAGTATCGGAAAAATTTGCAGGTGAAATTTTGTAATCCGGAGGAGAATGTAACAACTCAATCTCAAATACAAAATATGGAAGATGATACCGATATTGAATTTGTTGCTGAGCTTAATAAGTTTGTCAGTTCCCtttgcataaaatattttaaccaCATTATTGGGAAACGTGAAAAACAATATGTCACATACCTAAACAAGCTTATAACTTGTTTTGAAAGCGATgaactttttaaaaatttatccgacTTTCTTAAAACGCAaattaatttacttaatttctgtaatgaaattttacaaaattggTTATTGGAACGATCAAAAGAAACTGAACATATAATAGAACTAATATTCAATCTTATGAAGTACATGGATCATTCTGaaaaaaacgaaattttaaaatcattaataGAG TTTGATGATATTATAACTACAAAAAGTGTCATACAGTGCGCTTTATCTAAGAAACATAGAAATGATGTTATAGTACAGAAATGGTGTTCACAATCTAAGATTAATAGTATATTGATAGAAGTAGCAAAGGAAATTGCTTCAAGCAATTATTCAAGTAAAAATCAGAATCTTATATTGTCATCTTTTGAACCTCTAGAGGATGGTA gTTTGCTAATAAAAGAAGAAGCGGTCAATGAAATTATATCTATACTTTGCAATTCATTCTATGAAATAGATGAGATGTATCTGTTAGATTTCACCTATTTAATTTGCTGTATTGTTCCATTAGCATGCTCTCATAAGGGAACAACAGCAGGAGCAATACAAATATTAGGAACCCTTTTCGAATTGCGTTCACATAATTATTTCAGTAATAATTCTGACTACTATCTGATAGATACAATGCGAGATGTATGGACGAAAGAACTTTTGAAAACAGTTCGAGAACTTTCACGATctgaatttattaatttgacTAAAATGTTTGCGACTTCTATGtggaaaaagatatataatcG AAATGAAGAATATGATAAAGAAATATTGGTTAACATAGCCGTTGATTTTCTTGAAACTATACTTGATAGTGGAATCTTCTATGcagaagaaattattttaacatttttaacagATTCTGATATCACAACATGGATAGCTGAAACAACTGGGATAATCATATATGGTGAAGTAATAACTGGTGAACTGCATGTGTCATCTCTTgatcaaaatatacaaattcacCAGAAATGTATGTCTATTGATTTAACCAGTAATACAATAACGGATAATACTGAGAGTTGCTTAAAATGGGCattgtttaatataaatttattaaataatctaTGTTTGAGATCAATTAGCAAATGTAAAACGGAAGAATCCAGTACTGAAGAATTATTGATACACAATTTGAATTTACCAGGAGctacaaatttattaattactgtTATATATTCGATTATTTTGGGCGAACTTTACTCCAAACATTACAAATCT ACCAAATGctataataatgtaaataaaactTTAGTGACTGTACAAGATAGTTTTAAACAATTGCAGATATATATTAATGAAGATACATTTAATGAAATTCGTGATTATATAACAAT GAATTTTTCGAAATACGGAAGTATGttatcatatataatatacttttGTTGTACAGAATTATGTCCTACCAAAGAACCTAAAGAATTATTTGAATGTTACAAAAGTAGTGACATATTTTCTCTAAATGCAGAAATAATGCTTCAAAGGCTACAG ATTCTAtccaaatttgaaaatttggaTAATACCTTGTATACATGGAAGACGGACGATAATATTTCTGAATTAATACTGACAAGAACCATGTTGATTAAAGAAGAAGATATTTCGAAGTACTGTAGAATTGTGGAAAACAATCCTTCATTACCAGATGATAACAT tgaaatttctgaaatttcctgggataaattaaatatacctTTGGAACTTATAAGATTGTCAACAGAACTCGTAAAGAAAATTCCATCCAAATTAACATATAAACAttggaattttatattaatatctatAATCCTATGGCCGCTTTCTGTTACTAATTCagaacaaaatattaataattttaag GTATCTACAATGATAGTAGCCATTTGCCAACTTTATCACGCAGTGCAAGATTTAATTAACAAGCATGAACAGGAAAAGATAAAAGTCATGTCACCAAAGATATTAGATGAATGGAGAAATGCTCTCGTCAGTGATGCACAAAGTGGAATTGTTCACTGTTGGATGCTTTACGCAG ATTCGTATAATGAAAAAACAACAGCTTTGAAACCTGTCCTATTGTTGGATCACTTAGGAAAAGCTATAAAAATGGTGaatggaaatgtaattttcaaaagttaCATATCTCTCACAACAACTGTTGAGCTGGCATTGAAATTACTTCAGTCTCCCATAGCTAGTATACAATTAGGAGCATATCATATATTAAAGCACGCAGTACCAGTGCTTGTGCAACAAGACAAAGATACTGCtgaattagaaaatttcaatGTAAATAGCCTGAAcattaaaaaaatggaaaaagtaCTTCAGAATACGCAAAATATCGTAAATATCATTCTAATGGATTTCAA ATTATGTGATACTGTGAGTTGTACTATTCAACCATACACAGATTCTTATACTTATACTGTCGGATATTTATTATCATGGGCTATCGTCCTAGAAATGTGTGCAAATGCTCATGGAGATTTACTATATCAATATGCAGAGATACTTAA GGATAATTTTTTTcctaatttattaaataacatattTCGATTAATGCCAGTGGAAGTGCTTCAAGACAATAAGAACAAGGGTGctaaattaatggaaatttTTTCTACTGAACCATCTCTAGATTTTTTcg AAAGTTGGACAGAATGGAGACTTGACCATATCGTATGTTGGTTATACACGAATAGTTTAAGACATTTACCAGTGTTAGTGAGACAATGGTGGAGTACTGCTGACAGTAGAGTCAGTGCCGCCGTGGATAAGATTACAACTCACTATGTTAGTCCTATGCTTTGTCAAGAGGAACTTCTCAACAATAAATTACAAAGCATCGAAAACATGCAAGTGAAGGTACATCCAACATTCCGCGAAGTGGTAGCTTTGTATCAAATGGATGATACAAAACTGGAACTTAATATTGTATTGTCACCTAATCATCCATTGGGACCAGTTACTGTTGAACCTGGACAACACGCGGGTGGTACAGTGAATTGGAGGAATTGTCACATGCAATTGTCCATATTTCTTACACATCaa AATGGCTCCGTATGGGATGGACTCACATTATGGAAAAGAAACTTAGACAAGAAGTTTGCTGGTGTAGAAGAATGTTGCATATGTTTCagtatttttcatataaacaCATATCAAATACCAAAATTATCGTGTCATACATGTCGCAAGAAATTTCATACTTCATGCCTG TATAAATGGTTTAGTACAAGTCAGAAGCCCACATGTCCGATTTgtaggaatatattttaa